One Castanea sativa cultivar Marrone di Chiusa Pesio chromosome 4, ASM4071231v1 DNA window includes the following coding sequences:
- the LOC142630357 gene encoding carbon catabolite repressor protein 4 homolog 3 — MSCWELCSSSWVLSRAPMAMTSGSSWRMGSTKTKTNHPSFFFKLKPSCCTTNNINGPTESSASSSLSSRAWYNPLTRTHRSLDQDPDIVRHWIQPDQPLASPERFTVASYNILGDRNASKHRDLYTNVPCLYMTWEHRKKVIYKELMRWNPDIICLQEVDKYYDLSEILVKAGYVGSYKRRTGDAIDGCAMFWKANEFRLLEGESIEFKGFGLRDNVAQLSVFEMCKDESRRLLIGNIHVLYNPSHGDVKLGQIRFLLSRAEILSEKWGNAPVVLAGDFNSTPQSAIYKFLSSSELNILLYDKRELSGQRSCHPSQVLGVKKEMRSPLILTNRLFNNCWTDEEVKVATGNAGCHLLVHPLKIASSYATVKGSKKTRGCNGEPLATSYHSKFLGTVDYLWYSDGIVPTRVLDTIPLDILQSTGGLPCKKVGSDHLALVSEFAFTPRTKEGNNFNSQV; from the exons ATGAGCTGCTGGGAATTGTGTTCCAGTTCATGGGTCTTGTCTCGTGCGCCCATGGCCATGACCAGTGGTTCTAGCTGGAGAATGGGCTCGACCAAGACCAAGACCAACCAcccctctttcttcttcaagttgAAGCCCTCTTGCTGCACCACCAATAATATTAATGGTCCCACAGAGTCTTCTGCATCTTCTTCCTTATCTTCTCGTGCATGGTACAACCCCCTTACAAGAACACATAGATCCTTGGATCAGGATCCCGATATTGTCCGCCACTGGATCCAACCCGATCAACCACTTGCATCCCCAG AAAGATTTACAGTGGCGTCGTATAACATATTGGGGGATAGAAATGCTTCGAAACACAGAGATCTCTACACAAATGTTCCTTGTTTGTATATGACGTGGGAACATCGCAAGAAGGTCATATACAAAGAGCTCATGAGATGGAACCCTGATATAATCTGTTTGCAA GAAGTGGACAAGTATTATGATCTATCAGAGATTTTGGTGAAAGCGGGATATGTTGGGTCCTATAag AGACGCACTGGAGATGCAATTGATGGCTGTGCTATGTTTTGGAAAGCCAATGA GTTCCGGTTATTAGAGGGAGAGAGTATTGAATTCAAGGGTTTTGGTCTTCGTGACAATGTTGCCCAGCTTTCTGTTTTTGAG ATGTGTAAAGATGAATCAAGAAGACTACTGATTGGGAACATCCATGTCCTTTATAACCCAAGCCACGGAGATGTTAAATTGGGTCAA ATACGCTTTCTCTTGTCAAGGGCAGAGATCCTCTCAGAAAAATGGGGTAATGCCCCCGTTGTGCTTGCTGGAGATTTTAATAGCACCCCTCAG AGTGCAATATACAAGTTCCTGTCATCCTCCGAG CTAAATATCTTATTATATGATAAAAGAGAGTTATCTGGGCAGAGAAGTTGTcatccttctcaagttttgGGTGTCAAGAAAGAAATGAGGAGTCCGTTGATCTTGACAAACAG ATTATTTAACAATTGCTGGACTGATGAAGAGGTAAAAGTTGCAACTGGAAATGCTGGGTGCCATTTACTTGTGCATCCCTTGAAGATTGCCAGCTCCTATGCCACAGTGAAG GGTTCTAAAAAAACTCGAGGATGTAATGGCGAACCTTTAGCTACATCCTACCACTCAAAGTTCCTTGGAACTGTTGACTATTTATG GTACTCTGATGGTATTGTACCTACAAGAGTTCTGGATACCATTCCACTTGACATTCTCCAGAGTACAGGTGGTCTCCCCTGCAAG AAAGTGGGGAGTGATCACTTGGCCTTGGTTTCTGAGTTTGCCTTCACACCAAGAACAAAAGAAGGCAACAATTTCAACTCTCAAGTATAG
- the LOC142631538 gene encoding uncharacterized protein LOC142631538 isoform X1, whose protein sequence is MLQRFVDNVLAVAEESVKTFTYESLNNIVRLINGVSALLLTILPGKAKILEGIHGWELRPTFRGPRFPRWMENGVSSFNQFIYELSVDSDTSSVDYSSAEEDSDRNIYPASPSSQSSRVSGASTYTKYDRHRTGWIRCIFFWILLPAKLLMGIPVYLYRFLFNRVIKAPALSGSHQHSGLHSIKRVFTLRDQIVHRTTDRRRGVIEDLHLAIEIFIEAIFDIVHKAAHFILSPSEAFRKLFRWVSYYIGHTKENHGNVVEVSVTTDTLGENDPAPTEQNVTFYQSLNTDARTCQDVITELGYPYEAIHVVTADGYVLLLERIPRRDARKAVYLQHGVFDSSMGWVSNGVVGSPAFAAFDQGYDVFLGNFRGLVSREHADKNISSRRYWQYSINEHGTEDIPAMIEKIHQVKTSELKLSQPSLQEESDDQPYKLCAICHSLGGAAILMYVITRRIEEKPHRLSRLILLSPAGFHQDSTFVFTVVEYFFLMFGPILAPFVPAFYIPTRFFRMLLNKLARDFHNYPAVGGLVQTLMSYVVGGDSSNWIGVLGLPHYNMNDMPGVSFQVALHLAQMKHTGKFRMYDYGSASANMEVYGSPEPLDLGEHYGLMDIPVDLVAGQKDKVIRPSMVRKHYKVMKNSGVDVSYNEFEYAHLDFTFSHREELLTYVMSRLLLVEPTPKQPSSQKALRLKKKGL, encoded by the exons ATGTTGCAGCGCTTCGTTGACAACGTCCTCGCCGTCGCAGAAGA GTCAGTGAAGACATTCACTTACGAATCTCTGAACAATATTGTGAGGCTGATCAATGGAGTGTCAGCGCTTTTGTTGACAATTTTGCCAGGGAAAGCTAAGATCCTTGAAGGTATCCATGGCTGGGAGCTTAGGCCAACCTTTCGCGGACCTCGATTTCCACGTTGGATGGAAAA TGGTGTGTCCTCTTTCAACCAGTTCATTTATGAGCTTTCTGTGGATTCTGATACATCAAGTGTAGATTACTCATCTGCAGAAGAAGATAGTGATAGAAACATATATCCTGCATCACCTTCATCTCAAAGTTCACGTGTCTCAGGAGCCAGTACTTATACCAAGTATGATAGGCATCGGACAGGATGGATCAGATGCATATTCTTTTGGATTCTGTTGCCTGCAAAACTTCTTATGGGGATCCCAGTTTATCTTTATCGTTTTCTCTTTAATAGGGTAATAAAAGCCCCTGCTCTCTCTGGAAGCCACCAGCATTCAGGTTTACATTCGATTAAGAGAGTGTTTACCCTCAGGGACCAGATTGTTCACCGCACCACTGACAGGAGACGTGGAGTCATAGAG GATCTTCATCTAGCAATAGAGATTTTCATCGAAGCTATTTTTGATATTGTTCACAAGGCAGCTCATTTTATTCTTTCCCCATCAGAGGCTTTCAGAAAACTATTCAGATGGGTTTCATACTACATTGGGCATACTAAAGAAAATCATGGTAACGTTGTGGAAGTATCTGTTACTACAGATACTCTTGGGGAAAATGATCCAGCTCCTACAGAACAGAATGTGACTTTTTATCAGTCTCTAAATACAGATGCCCGGACATGTCAGGATGTCATAACGGAACTTGG GTACCCATATGAAGCTATCCATGTGGTCACTGCTGATGGTTATGTTCTTCTTTTGGAAAGAATTCCTAG ACGTGACGCCCGGAAAGCAGTTTATCTTCAGCATGGAGTTTTCGATTCATCTATGGG ttGGGTGTCCAATGGGGTTGTTGGTTCTCCAGCTTTTGCAGCCTTTGATCAAG GGTATGATGTTTTTCTAGGGAATTTTCGGGGTTTGGTTTCTAGGGAACATGCTGACAAGAACATTTCCTCACGACG GTACTGGCAATACTCCATCAATGAGCATGGCACTGAGGATATTCCTGCAATGATAGAGAAGATTCACCAAGTGAAAACTTCAGAATTGAAGCTTAGCCAACCTTCTCTTCAGGAGGAAAGTGATGATCAGCCTTACAAACTTTGTGCAATCTGCCATAGCTTGGGAGGAGCAGCTATACTGATGTATGTAATAACACGACGGATAGAAGAAAAGCCCCACAGACTATCTAGATTGATTTTATTATCACCTGCCGGGTTCCATCAGGATTCTACTTTTGTTTTCACAGTGGTTGAGTATTTTTTCCTTATGTTTGGTCCTATTTTGGCACCCTTTGTACCTGCCTTCTACATACCAACCAGATTCTTCCGGATGTTACTCAACAAGTTGGCTAGGGATTTCCACAACTATCCTGCTGTTGGAGGGCTAGTCCAAACCCTAATGAGTTATGTGGTTGGTGGAGACAGCTCAAATTGGATTGGTGTGTTAGGATTACCACACTACAACATGAATGATATGCCAGGAGTTTCATTTCAAGTGGCGCTTCACCTTGCACAGATGAAGCACACTGGGAAGTTTAGAATGTATGATTATGGGAGTGCATCTGCTAACATGGAGGTGTATGGATCTCCTGAGCCATTGGACTTGGGTGAACACTATGGGCTCATGGATATCCCTGTTGATCTAGTTGCTGGACAGAAGGACAAGGTAATTCGGCCATCAATGGTAAGAAAGCACTATAAAGTAATGAAGAATTCAGGTGTGGATGTATCATACAATGAGTTTGAGTATGCCCACTTGGACTTCACGTTTTCCCATCGTGAAGAACTCTTGACATACGTCATGTCACGCTTACTGCTTGTGGAGCCTACTCCAAAACAACCATCTAGTCAGAAGGCTCTGAGGTTGAAGAAAAAAGGGCTGTGA
- the LOC142631538 gene encoding uncharacterized protein LOC142631538 isoform X2, with product MLQRFVDNVLAVAEESVKTFTYESLNNIVRLINGVSALLLTILPGKAKILEGIHGWELRPTFRGPRFPRWMENGVSSFNQFIYELSVDSDTSSVDYSSAEEDSDRNIYPASPSSQSSRVSGASTYTKVIKAPALSGSHQHSGLHSIKRVFTLRDQIVHRTTDRRRGVIEDLHLAIEIFIEAIFDIVHKAAHFILSPSEAFRKLFRWVSYYIGHTKENHGNVVEVSVTTDTLGENDPAPTEQNVTFYQSLNTDARTCQDVITELGYPYEAIHVVTADGYVLLLERIPRRDARKAVYLQHGVFDSSMGWVSNGVVGSPAFAAFDQGYDVFLGNFRGLVSREHADKNISSRRYWQYSINEHGTEDIPAMIEKIHQVKTSELKLSQPSLQEESDDQPYKLCAICHSLGGAAILMYVITRRIEEKPHRLSRLILLSPAGFHQDSTFVFTVVEYFFLMFGPILAPFVPAFYIPTRFFRMLLNKLARDFHNYPAVGGLVQTLMSYVVGGDSSNWIGVLGLPHYNMNDMPGVSFQVALHLAQMKHTGKFRMYDYGSASANMEVYGSPEPLDLGEHYGLMDIPVDLVAGQKDKVIRPSMVRKHYKVMKNSGVDVSYNEFEYAHLDFTFSHREELLTYVMSRLLLVEPTPKQPSSQKALRLKKKGL from the exons ATGTTGCAGCGCTTCGTTGACAACGTCCTCGCCGTCGCAGAAGA GTCAGTGAAGACATTCACTTACGAATCTCTGAACAATATTGTGAGGCTGATCAATGGAGTGTCAGCGCTTTTGTTGACAATTTTGCCAGGGAAAGCTAAGATCCTTGAAGGTATCCATGGCTGGGAGCTTAGGCCAACCTTTCGCGGACCTCGATTTCCACGTTGGATGGAAAA TGGTGTGTCCTCTTTCAACCAGTTCATTTATGAGCTTTCTGTGGATTCTGATACATCAAGTGTAGATTACTCATCTGCAGAAGAAGATAGTGATAGAAACATATATCCTGCATCACCTTCATCTCAAAGTTCACGTGTCTCAGGAGCCAGTACTTATACCAA GGTAATAAAAGCCCCTGCTCTCTCTGGAAGCCACCAGCATTCAGGTTTACATTCGATTAAGAGAGTGTTTACCCTCAGGGACCAGATTGTTCACCGCACCACTGACAGGAGACGTGGAGTCATAGAG GATCTTCATCTAGCAATAGAGATTTTCATCGAAGCTATTTTTGATATTGTTCACAAGGCAGCTCATTTTATTCTTTCCCCATCAGAGGCTTTCAGAAAACTATTCAGATGGGTTTCATACTACATTGGGCATACTAAAGAAAATCATGGTAACGTTGTGGAAGTATCTGTTACTACAGATACTCTTGGGGAAAATGATCCAGCTCCTACAGAACAGAATGTGACTTTTTATCAGTCTCTAAATACAGATGCCCGGACATGTCAGGATGTCATAACGGAACTTGG GTACCCATATGAAGCTATCCATGTGGTCACTGCTGATGGTTATGTTCTTCTTTTGGAAAGAATTCCTAG ACGTGACGCCCGGAAAGCAGTTTATCTTCAGCATGGAGTTTTCGATTCATCTATGGG ttGGGTGTCCAATGGGGTTGTTGGTTCTCCAGCTTTTGCAGCCTTTGATCAAG GGTATGATGTTTTTCTAGGGAATTTTCGGGGTTTGGTTTCTAGGGAACATGCTGACAAGAACATTTCCTCACGACG GTACTGGCAATACTCCATCAATGAGCATGGCACTGAGGATATTCCTGCAATGATAGAGAAGATTCACCAAGTGAAAACTTCAGAATTGAAGCTTAGCCAACCTTCTCTTCAGGAGGAAAGTGATGATCAGCCTTACAAACTTTGTGCAATCTGCCATAGCTTGGGAGGAGCAGCTATACTGATGTATGTAATAACACGACGGATAGAAGAAAAGCCCCACAGACTATCTAGATTGATTTTATTATCACCTGCCGGGTTCCATCAGGATTCTACTTTTGTTTTCACAGTGGTTGAGTATTTTTTCCTTATGTTTGGTCCTATTTTGGCACCCTTTGTACCTGCCTTCTACATACCAACCAGATTCTTCCGGATGTTACTCAACAAGTTGGCTAGGGATTTCCACAACTATCCTGCTGTTGGAGGGCTAGTCCAAACCCTAATGAGTTATGTGGTTGGTGGAGACAGCTCAAATTGGATTGGTGTGTTAGGATTACCACACTACAACATGAATGATATGCCAGGAGTTTCATTTCAAGTGGCGCTTCACCTTGCACAGATGAAGCACACTGGGAAGTTTAGAATGTATGATTATGGGAGTGCATCTGCTAACATGGAGGTGTATGGATCTCCTGAGCCATTGGACTTGGGTGAACACTATGGGCTCATGGATATCCCTGTTGATCTAGTTGCTGGACAGAAGGACAAGGTAATTCGGCCATCAATGGTAAGAAAGCACTATAAAGTAATGAAGAATTCAGGTGTGGATGTATCATACAATGAGTTTGAGTATGCCCACTTGGACTTCACGTTTTCCCATCGTGAAGAACTCTTGACATACGTCATGTCACGCTTACTGCTTGTGGAGCCTACTCCAAAACAACCATCTAGTCAGAAGGCTCTGAGGTTGAAGAAAAAAGGGCTGTGA
- the LOC142631538 gene encoding uncharacterized protein LOC142631538 isoform X3: MENGVSSFNQFIYELSVDSDTSSVDYSSAEEDSDRNIYPASPSSQSSRVSGASTYTKYDRHRTGWIRCIFFWILLPAKLLMGIPVYLYRFLFNRVIKAPALSGSHQHSGLHSIKRVFTLRDQIVHRTTDRRRGVIEDLHLAIEIFIEAIFDIVHKAAHFILSPSEAFRKLFRWVSYYIGHTKENHGNVVEVSVTTDTLGENDPAPTEQNVTFYQSLNTDARTCQDVITELGYPYEAIHVVTADGYVLLLERIPRRDARKAVYLQHGVFDSSMGWVSNGVVGSPAFAAFDQGYDVFLGNFRGLVSREHADKNISSRRYWQYSINEHGTEDIPAMIEKIHQVKTSELKLSQPSLQEESDDQPYKLCAICHSLGGAAILMYVITRRIEEKPHRLSRLILLSPAGFHQDSTFVFTVVEYFFLMFGPILAPFVPAFYIPTRFFRMLLNKLARDFHNYPAVGGLVQTLMSYVVGGDSSNWIGVLGLPHYNMNDMPGVSFQVALHLAQMKHTGKFRMYDYGSASANMEVYGSPEPLDLGEHYGLMDIPVDLVAGQKDKVIRPSMVRKHYKVMKNSGVDVSYNEFEYAHLDFTFSHREELLTYVMSRLLLVEPTPKQPSSQKALRLKKKGL, from the exons ATGGAAAA TGGTGTGTCCTCTTTCAACCAGTTCATTTATGAGCTTTCTGTGGATTCTGATACATCAAGTGTAGATTACTCATCTGCAGAAGAAGATAGTGATAGAAACATATATCCTGCATCACCTTCATCTCAAAGTTCACGTGTCTCAGGAGCCAGTACTTATACCAAGTATGATAGGCATCGGACAGGATGGATCAGATGCATATTCTTTTGGATTCTGTTGCCTGCAAAACTTCTTATGGGGATCCCAGTTTATCTTTATCGTTTTCTCTTTAATAGGGTAATAAAAGCCCCTGCTCTCTCTGGAAGCCACCAGCATTCAGGTTTACATTCGATTAAGAGAGTGTTTACCCTCAGGGACCAGATTGTTCACCGCACCACTGACAGGAGACGTGGAGTCATAGAG GATCTTCATCTAGCAATAGAGATTTTCATCGAAGCTATTTTTGATATTGTTCACAAGGCAGCTCATTTTATTCTTTCCCCATCAGAGGCTTTCAGAAAACTATTCAGATGGGTTTCATACTACATTGGGCATACTAAAGAAAATCATGGTAACGTTGTGGAAGTATCTGTTACTACAGATACTCTTGGGGAAAATGATCCAGCTCCTACAGAACAGAATGTGACTTTTTATCAGTCTCTAAATACAGATGCCCGGACATGTCAGGATGTCATAACGGAACTTGG GTACCCATATGAAGCTATCCATGTGGTCACTGCTGATGGTTATGTTCTTCTTTTGGAAAGAATTCCTAG ACGTGACGCCCGGAAAGCAGTTTATCTTCAGCATGGAGTTTTCGATTCATCTATGGG ttGGGTGTCCAATGGGGTTGTTGGTTCTCCAGCTTTTGCAGCCTTTGATCAAG GGTATGATGTTTTTCTAGGGAATTTTCGGGGTTTGGTTTCTAGGGAACATGCTGACAAGAACATTTCCTCACGACG GTACTGGCAATACTCCATCAATGAGCATGGCACTGAGGATATTCCTGCAATGATAGAGAAGATTCACCAAGTGAAAACTTCAGAATTGAAGCTTAGCCAACCTTCTCTTCAGGAGGAAAGTGATGATCAGCCTTACAAACTTTGTGCAATCTGCCATAGCTTGGGAGGAGCAGCTATACTGATGTATGTAATAACACGACGGATAGAAGAAAAGCCCCACAGACTATCTAGATTGATTTTATTATCACCTGCCGGGTTCCATCAGGATTCTACTTTTGTTTTCACAGTGGTTGAGTATTTTTTCCTTATGTTTGGTCCTATTTTGGCACCCTTTGTACCTGCCTTCTACATACCAACCAGATTCTTCCGGATGTTACTCAACAAGTTGGCTAGGGATTTCCACAACTATCCTGCTGTTGGAGGGCTAGTCCAAACCCTAATGAGTTATGTGGTTGGTGGAGACAGCTCAAATTGGATTGGTGTGTTAGGATTACCACACTACAACATGAATGATATGCCAGGAGTTTCATTTCAAGTGGCGCTTCACCTTGCACAGATGAAGCACACTGGGAAGTTTAGAATGTATGATTATGGGAGTGCATCTGCTAACATGGAGGTGTATGGATCTCCTGAGCCATTGGACTTGGGTGAACACTATGGGCTCATGGATATCCCTGTTGATCTAGTTGCTGGACAGAAGGACAAGGTAATTCGGCCATCAATGGTAAGAAAGCACTATAAAGTAATGAAGAATTCAGGTGTGGATGTATCATACAATGAGTTTGAGTATGCCCACTTGGACTTCACGTTTTCCCATCGTGAAGAACTCTTGACATACGTCATGTCACGCTTACTGCTTGTGGAGCCTACTCCAAAACAACCATCTAGTCAGAAGGCTCTGAGGTTGAAGAAAAAAGGGCTGTGA